A genomic stretch from Pararhizobium sp. IMCC21322 includes:
- the pstA gene encoding phosphate ABC transporter permease PstA, which produces MTDSTQPSRPTSGRKTIGEAMKSSLKSRYAAEKRFQAYGIIAISLGLIFLGLLFYSIISRGYTAFEQTIIDLPVDLPKAEFSVNNQVTDEAISKANYSKIVREAIVKTVGADLSDRGEVRKVLELVSREASNQIRNFVAENPDAIGSTQIIPVLARGDVDSLMKGQIRRDVDESRRQLDDQQLVWIDQLVDEGRLEKRFNTFIFTEGPSSRAESSGIAVAVMGSAFMMGVVLLLALPIGVAASIYLEEFAPNNRWTDLIEVNINNLAAVPSIVYGILGLAVFINYAGLPRSSAIVGGLVLTLMTLPTIIIATRAALRAVPPSIREAALGVGASKNQAVFHHVLPLAAPGVMTGTIIGLAQALGETAPLLMIGMVAFVNDFPTSPWSPATAVPVQIFLWANSAERAFVERTSAAIIILLVFLICMNALAVFLRRRFEQRW; this is translated from the coding sequence ATGACTGACAGCACCCAGCCTTCCCGACCGACATCAGGCCGCAAGACAATTGGCGAGGCGATGAAATCATCGCTGAAATCTCGCTATGCAGCCGAGAAACGGTTTCAGGCCTATGGCATTATCGCGATCTCGCTTGGATTGATTTTCCTCGGCCTTCTGTTTTACTCCATCATCTCACGCGGCTACACGGCATTTGAGCAAACAATTATCGACCTGCCGGTTGATCTGCCAAAGGCAGAGTTTTCCGTAAATAATCAGGTGACCGATGAAGCGATTTCCAAAGCCAATTATTCAAAAATAGTGCGCGAGGCCATCGTTAAAACCGTTGGCGCTGACCTGTCAGACAGAGGTGAAGTTCGCAAGGTTCTGGAACTCGTATCACGTGAAGCGAGCAATCAAATTCGCAATTTTGTCGCTGAAAATCCGGATGCGATTGGCTCCACACAGATCATTCCTGTCCTGGCGCGCGGTGATGTGGATTCCCTGATGAAAGGGCAGATCAGGCGCGACGTGGATGAGAGCCGACGTCAGCTGGACGATCAGCAACTTGTCTGGATTGACCAACTCGTGGACGAAGGCCGTCTGGAAAAACGGTTCAACACCTTCATCTTCACTGAAGGCCCCTCCAGCCGAGCGGAATCCTCCGGCATTGCTGTCGCTGTCATGGGCTCGGCCTTCATGATGGGGGTTGTGCTGTTGCTGGCGTTGCCAATTGGCGTTGCGGCCTCAATCTATCTGGAGGAGTTTGCCCCCAATAATCGCTGGACCGACCTGATTGAAGTCAACATCAACAATCTGGCAGCAGTCCCGTCCATTGTGTATGGGATTCTGGGTCTTGCAGTCTTCATCAATTATGCCGGTCTGCCGCGCTCCTCTGCCATCGTTGGTGGTCTGGTTCTGACATTGATGACGCTGCCGACCATCATCATTGCCACAAGAGCAGCGCTGCGTGCCGTCCCGCCTTCCATTCGCGAGGCAGCGCTTGGTGTCGGAGCGTCTAAAAACCAGGCGGTTTTCCATCATGTGCTGCCACTGGCGGCACCCGGCGTCATGACCGGGACCATCATTGGTCTGGCTCAGGCATTGGGCGAAACCGCACCCTTGCTGATGATCGGCATGGTGGCATTCGTGAATGACTTTCCAACATCCCCCTGGAGCCCGGCAACCGCTGTTCCGGTTCAGATTTTCCTATGGGCAAACTCCGCCGAACGTGCCTTTGTTGAGCGCACCTCTGCGGCAATCATCATTTTGCTGGTATTCCTAATTTGTATGAATGCCCTGGCCGTCTTCCTGCGCAGGCGCTTCGAGCAGCGCTGGTAA
- a CDS encoding NAD-dependent epimerase/dehydratase family protein: MGGDGFCGWPTALHLSNQGYDVTIVDNLSRRKIDVELGTQSLTPIADVETRLRAWKDVTGKVVRFENIDIANDHEALLALLMQHKPESIVHFAEQRAAPYSMKGPSQKRYTVNNNIQATHNPLVAVVEAGLETHIVHLGTMGVYGYDTAEASLPEGYVTVGIPTDDGGMHKRDILYPTNPGSVYHLTKSMDQLLFQFYAKNDRLRIIDLHQGIVWGTQTSETRLDERLINRFDYDGDYGTVLNRFLVQAAIGYPLSVYGTGGQTRAFIHIEDTVHCIELAVKNPPGAGEMVRIRNQIAEYHRVRDLAEIVGEITGAEIARLENPRLEMAENELRASNDSFVELGFEPTLLKDGILTETMEICQAYRDRCDINTIPSTAEWVTRRGDPLQLTEDLSAR, encoded by the coding sequence TTGGGGGGGGACGGATTTTGTGGGTGGCCGACGGCTCTGCATTTGTCGAACCAGGGATATGACGTAACGATTGTGGACAATTTGTCGCGGCGTAAAATTGACGTCGAGCTTGGGACACAAAGCCTGACGCCGATTGCGGATGTGGAAACCCGTTTGCGCGCCTGGAAAGATGTAACAGGCAAGGTCGTCCGGTTCGAAAACATCGACATAGCAAACGATCATGAGGCGTTGCTGGCATTGCTGATGCAGCACAAGCCGGAATCGATTGTCCATTTCGCAGAACAACGGGCCGCACCCTATTCCATGAAGGGCCCTTCGCAGAAACGCTACACCGTCAACAACAATATCCAGGCCACCCACAATCCTCTGGTTGCTGTGGTTGAGGCCGGTCTTGAGACCCACATCGTTCACTTGGGAACAATGGGTGTTTATGGCTACGACACCGCGGAAGCCTCCCTCCCTGAAGGCTATGTGACTGTTGGGATTCCCACCGATGATGGCGGAATGCACAAACGCGATATTCTCTATCCGACCAATCCGGGCAGTGTGTATCACCTGACGAAATCAATGGATCAGTTGCTGTTCCAATTTTACGCCAAGAATGACCGACTGCGCATCATCGATTTGCATCAGGGCATTGTGTGGGGCACGCAGACCAGCGAAACCCGTCTTGATGAACGTCTGATCAATCGCTTCGATTATGATGGTGACTATGGCACCGTCCTAAACCGTTTCCTCGTGCAGGCGGCCATCGGCTATCCACTCAGCGTGTATGGCACTGGCGGCCAGACACGGGCTTTCATTCATATTGAGGACACGGTGCATTGCATTGAACTTGCGGTCAAAAACCCGCCAGGTGCCGGAGAAATGGTCCGGATCAGGAACCAGATTGCGGAATACCACCGGGTCAGGGACCTTGCGGAAATCGTGGGTGAAATTACCGGTGCGGAAATTGCACGATTGGAAAACCCGCGCCTTGAAATGGCAGAAAACGAGTTGCGTGCGAGCAATGATTCATTCGTGGAACTTGGATTTGAGCCAACTCTGCTCAAGGATGGAATTCTGACCGAGACGATGGAGATTTGTCAGGCCTATCGGGACCGCTGTGACATCAACACAATTCCAAGTACGGCGGAGTGGGTGACCCGCCGGGGAGATCCTCTTCAGCTAACCGAGGATTTGTCAGCACGGTAA
- the pstC gene encoding phosphate ABC transporter permease subunit PstC translates to MTTGLLLSVIIVLMVAAFLYGRTRAVQLVAGDVKKLHSRPTYHGSFGALLIGLPLVVVMVFWMIAEPIYLNKVVQGQMPDTVSALTDAKRGLIESQVRSIADGLTLLDAPERRQVSAGLVDTRALLAEKGVPLGSDVQRYMVIAADAYLERQGVSRTVRVGVLILVALLAGFYLLRLLTPELRARNLVELAVRIALITASSIAILTTVGIVLSMLSETIRFFNMVPLSNFFLGTVWDPRFANVGSGTEVGQYGLIPLLWGTVLISVIALLVAVPIGLFAAIYMAEYASNRVRNTAKPLLEILAGIPTIVYGFFALVTVGPFFRDFGATLGLDVSARSALTAGVVMGIMIIPFISSLSDDIITSVPRAMREGSLGLGATKSETIRRVVFPAALPGIVGAILLAASRAIGETMIVVLAAGVAPNLTANPLEAVTTVTVKIVSQLTGDTEFTSPQTLVAFALGLTLFTMTLILNIYALYIVRKYREQYD, encoded by the coding sequence ATGACAACCGGGCTCCTTTTGAGCGTCATCATTGTTCTGATGGTCGCTGCATTCTTGTACGGCCGCACGCGCGCTGTCCAACTCGTCGCAGGCGATGTCAAGAAACTGCACTCGCGCCCAACTTATCATGGCAGCTTCGGAGCACTTTTGATCGGTTTACCGCTTGTTGTGGTGATGGTCTTCTGGATGATTGCAGAGCCGATCTACCTGAACAAGGTGGTTCAAGGTCAAATGCCTGATACGGTCAGCGCGCTGACGGACGCAAAGCGCGGGCTTATCGAAAGTCAGGTCCGCTCAATTGCTGACGGATTGACCTTGCTGGATGCTCCAGAACGTCGTCAGGTCAGCGCGGGTCTGGTGGATACACGGGCGCTTCTGGCAGAAAAGGGCGTCCCGCTGGGATCCGATGTCCAGCGCTATATGGTGATCGCAGCAGACGCATATCTGGAGCGTCAGGGCGTCAGCCGCACAGTGCGGGTCGGTGTTCTGATATTGGTGGCCCTGCTGGCCGGTTTTTATCTGTTGAGACTTTTGACACCAGAGTTGCGCGCCAGAAACCTGGTGGAACTTGCGGTCCGTATTGCGCTGATAACAGCCTCCAGCATCGCAATTCTCACAACCGTTGGCATTGTGCTGTCAATGCTGTCCGAGACCATTCGCTTTTTCAATATGGTGCCGCTGTCCAATTTCTTCCTTGGCACAGTCTGGGACCCACGCTTTGCAAATGTCGGGTCCGGAACGGAAGTTGGCCAGTATGGTCTGATCCCGCTGCTGTGGGGCACAGTTCTGATTTCCGTAATAGCGCTGCTGGTTGCAGTGCCAATCGGATTATTCGCGGCCATTTATATGGCAGAGTATGCGTCTAACCGGGTCCGGAACACAGCCAAACCGTTGCTGGAAATCCTCGCGGGTATCCCAACCATAGTTTATGGTTTCTTTGCCCTTGTAACCGTCGGGCCGTTTTTCAGGGATTTTGGTGCAACTCTGGGCCTGGATGTCTCCGCCCGAAGCGCACTGACTGCTGGCGTGGTCATGGGAATCATGATCATTCCATTCATTTCGTCCCTGTCAGATGATATCATCACCTCAGTGCCCCGCGCCATGCGCGAAGGATCTCTCGGGCTTGGCGCAACCAAGTCGGAGACTATTCGGCGGGTCGTGTTTCCGGCAGCTTTGCCCGGTATCGTCGGCGCCATTTTGCTGGCAGCGTCACGCGCCATCGGCGAAACCATGATCGTGGTTCTGGCCGCAGGGGTCGCTCCCAATCTCACGGCAAACCCCCTTGAGGCGGTCACAACCGTTACCGTGAAAATTGTCAGCCAGTTGACCGGCGACACCGAATTCACCAGTCCTCAGACCCTGGTGGCTTTTGCCCTCGGCCTGACGCTGTTCACCATGACTTTGATTTTGAACATCTACGCGCTGTATATTGTGCGCAAATATCGGGAGCAGTATGACTAA
- a CDS encoding PstS family phosphate ABC transporter substrate-binding protein: MKTVSAICAIIVGASFLAIGGSAKARDQIQISGSSTVLPYANIVAEAFGNSFYFPSPKVGSGGSTAGLKQFCEGVGENTIDIANSSRSINKKELEACRATGFRDVHQVKFGYDGIVFAYNIFAPSMAFEPAHWYKALAARIVVGGKLVDNPYMTWNEVNPKFPAMEITAYIPGKKHGTREVFEEKVLAAGCEATGALEVMIASGMDPIVAEGVCIEVREDGRSVDIDGDYTETLDRINLNKSGIGVFGLAFYKDHANKLQVSTMGGILPSTQSISRGEYPVSRPLYFYIKQKNIGVIPGLAEYVEFFLSEEISGPYGPLADYGLVSLPEFEREQEITQFQNKKTM, from the coding sequence GTGAAAACTGTTTCTGCGATATGTGCAATTATTGTTGGCGCATCATTTCTGGCAATTGGTGGCTCTGCGAAAGCGCGTGACCAGATTCAGATATCCGGTTCATCTACGGTCTTGCCATATGCAAACATCGTTGCGGAAGCATTCGGGAACTCATTCTATTTTCCGTCGCCCAAAGTTGGGTCAGGTGGGTCAACTGCCGGTCTGAAACAGTTCTGTGAAGGTGTTGGTGAAAACACAATTGATATTGCCAATTCGTCTCGCAGCATCAACAAGAAAGAATTGGAAGCCTGTCGGGCAACTGGCTTTAGAGACGTGCACCAAGTTAAATTCGGTTATGACGGCATAGTTTTTGCCTATAACATTTTTGCACCTTCAATGGCTTTCGAACCGGCTCATTGGTACAAGGCTCTGGCTGCGCGCATCGTTGTCGGAGGCAAGTTAGTCGACAATCCTTACATGACCTGGAATGAAGTAAACCCCAAATTCCCTGCAATGGAGATTACAGCTTACATACCTGGTAAAAAACACGGAACCCGTGAGGTTTTTGAAGAAAAAGTACTGGCCGCCGGCTGTGAAGCCACGGGTGCATTGGAGGTCATGATTGCCTCCGGCATGGACCCAATTGTTGCGGAGGGTGTTTGCATTGAGGTTCGTGAAGATGGTCGGTCAGTCGACATCGACGGCGACTACACAGAAACACTTGATCGTATTAACCTCAACAAATCCGGTATCGGAGTTTTTGGTCTCGCATTCTACAAGGACCACGCCAACAAACTTCAAGTCTCTACAATGGGTGGAATTCTGCCTTCCACACAAAGCATTTCCAGAGGTGAGTACCCTGTTTCCAGGCCTCTTTATTTTTATATAAAACAGAAAAATATTGGCGTCATTCCCGGTTTGGCTGAATATGTTGAGTTCTTTCTGTCGGAAGAGATTTCCGGTCCTTATGGTCCATTGGCAGATTACGGTCTGGTTTCCCTGCCGGAGTTCGAGCGGGAGCAGGAAATTACACAGTTCCAGAACAAAAAAACCATGTAG
- the phoU gene encoding phosphate signaling complex protein PhoU: MADHTVTAYDEELQTLARYIAEMGGIAEGMIVDALHALLRADAVLARKVIADDKDLDKLQRQVEEDAFLTIAKRQPMASDLREIIAALRISNDLERCGDLAKNIAKRAIAIEGMVQPSKLIHGIEHMAELAQAQLTKVLNAYVAGDVDEAELVWQNDDEIDAMYTSLFRELLTYMMEDPRNISFCTHLLFCAKNVERIGDHATNIAETVIYKVTGVQLEDERPKGDNSAIQVPDQPRPKS, encoded by the coding sequence ATGGCTGATCATACAGTTACCGCCTATGATGAGGAACTTCAGACCCTTGCAAGGTATATCGCCGAAATGGGTGGTATCGCAGAGGGTATGATTGTGGATGCCCTGCATGCGCTTTTGCGTGCAGACGCCGTTTTGGCCCGCAAGGTGATTGCTGACGATAAGGATCTGGACAAACTTCAGCGCCAGGTCGAAGAAGATGCATTCCTGACAATTGCCAAACGCCAGCCAATGGCTTCGGATTTGCGCGAAATCATTGCAGCCCTTCGCATATCAAATGATCTGGAACGGTGTGGTGATCTGGCCAAGAATATTGCCAAGCGGGCGATTGCCATCGAAGGCATGGTTCAGCCGTCGAAGCTCATCCATGGCATCGAGCATATGGCCGAGCTTGCCCAGGCCCAGCTCACCAAGGTTCTGAACGCCTATGTGGCCGGGGATGTGGATGAGGCAGAGCTTGTCTGGCAGAATGACGATGAAATTGACGCTATGTACACTTCGTTGTTCCGCGAACTTCTGACTTATATGATGGAAGATCCGCGCAATATTTCATTTTGCACCCATCTGCTGTTCTGCGCGAAAAATGTGGAACGCATTGGTGATCATGCAACCAACATTGCGGAAACGGTTATCTACAAGGTGACCGGTGTCCAGTTGGAAGACGAGCGGCCAAAGGGCGACAACAGCGCAATTCAGGTTCCAGACCAACCCCGGCCCAAGTCCTGA
- the pstB gene encoding phosphate ABC transporter ATP-binding protein PstB, which produces MTTDNESTDLTFSPYIKMKGEKVNVFYGEKQALFDVDLEVPEHQVTALIGPSGCGKSTFLRCLNRMNDTIDICRVKGNITLDKTDIYGSSVDVVELRARVGIVFQKPNPFPKSIFENVAYGPKIHGLARNKSELEEIVVESLQKAGLFEEVKDRLDEPGTGLSGGQQQRLCIARAIAVSPEVILMDEPCSALDPIATARVEELIDELRQNFTIVIVTHSMQQAARVSQRTAFFHLGTLVEEGVTDDIFTNPTDKRTQDYITGRFG; this is translated from the coding sequence ATGACTACCGATAATGAAAGCACCGATTTGACCTTCTCGCCGTACATCAAGATGAAGGGCGAGAAGGTCAATGTGTTTTATGGTGAGAAACAGGCACTTTTCGATGTGGATCTGGAAGTGCCTGAACATCAGGTTACGGCGCTGATCGGACCTTCCGGCTGCGGTAAATCCACATTCCTGCGCTGTCTTAACCGCATGAATGATACAATTGATATCTGCCGGGTTAAGGGCAACATCACATTGGACAAAACCGATATTTATGGCTCGTCAGTAGATGTTGTTGAATTGCGTGCCCGCGTGGGCATCGTGTTTCAAAAACCCAACCCTTTTCCCAAATCCATCTTCGAGAATGTGGCCTATGGCCCAAAAATTCATGGCCTTGCGCGCAATAAGTCAGAACTTGAGGAAATCGTTGTTGAAAGTCTGCAAAAGGCGGGCCTTTTCGAAGAGGTCAAAGACCGTCTTGATGAACCGGGAACCGGGCTGTCCGGCGGGCAGCAGCAGCGTCTTTGCATTGCGCGCGCCATTGCGGTGAGCCCTGAGGTGATCCTCATGGATGAACCCTGCTCAGCGCTTGATCCGATAGCCACAGCCAGAGTGGAAGAGCTGATTGATGAGTTGCGTCAGAATTTTACCATCGTGATTGTAACGCACTCCATGCAGCAGGCCGCGCGCGTTTCTCAGCGAACCGCTTTTTTCCATCTTGGCACGCTGGTGGAAGAAGGCGTAACCGACGATATTTTTACCAATCCGACGGACAAACGGACCCAGGATTACATTACCGGCCGGTTCGGTTAG
- a CDS encoding substrate-binding domain-containing protein: MKVTSATSVLAVSVSIFAIVGATEARDQVQVAGSSTVLPYATIVSEEFGNSSEFPAPIIASGGSSAGLKQFCQGVGENTIDIANASRAIREKEIAACKAAGVEGIHEVKFGYDGIVFAYDIDAPAMAFESDDWYKALAAQIVVDGKLVDNPYTTWNEVNASFPAWEIAAYIPGEKHGTREVFEEKVLASGCEHVGALEVMIASGMDEDAAEDACIKVRTDGKSVDIDGDYTETLARIESNKTGIGVFGLAFYENNTDKLQVSTMGGISPSVETISSGEYPVSRPLFFYVKQAHIGVIPGLADYVEFFLSEEIAGPYGPLAEYGLVALPEEERQAELAQFENKEAM; this comes from the coding sequence TTGAAAGTTACTTCCGCAACAAGCGTGCTTGCTGTCAGCGTATCAATTTTCGCAATTGTCGGTGCAACTGAAGCACGTGATCAGGTTCAGGTTGCCGGGTCTTCAACCGTGCTTCCTTACGCCACCATCGTTTCCGAAGAGTTCGGAAATTCTTCTGAATTCCCGGCGCCAATCATAGCATCCGGCGGTTCTTCTGCCGGTCTGAAACAGTTCTGCCAGGGCGTCGGTGAAAACACCATCGACATCGCAAACGCGTCCCGAGCAATCCGCGAAAAAGAAATTGCTGCTTGTAAAGCTGCAGGCGTTGAAGGCATCCACGAAGTCAAGTTCGGTTATGACGGCATTGTATTTGCCTACGACATTGATGCACCTGCCATGGCGTTCGAGTCTGACGATTGGTACAAGGCTCTGGCCGCACAGATTGTCGTAGATGGCAAGCTCGTCGACAATCCATACACCACCTGGAATGAAGTAAACGCCAGCTTCCCAGCCTGGGAAATTGCCGCTTACATTCCCGGCGAAAAGCACGGCACCCGTGAAGTGTTCGAAGAAAAAGTGCTGGCCTCCGGGTGCGAACATGTTGGTGCTCTGGAGGTAATGATCGCCTCCGGCATGGACGAAGATGCTGCTGAAGACGCCTGTATTAAAGTCCGCACAGATGGCAAATCTGTCGATATTGATGGCGACTACACAGAAACGCTTGCGCGCATCGAATCCAACAAAACCGGTATCGGCGTGTTTGGTCTGGCATTCTACGAAAACAACACCGACAAACTGCAGGTTTCCACGATGGGCGGTATCTCGCCTTCCGTTGAAACAATCTCCAGCGGTGAATACCCTGTGTCACGTCCCCTGTTCTTCTACGTCAAACAGGCACATATCGGCGTGATCCCGGGTCTGGCGGATTATGTTGAGTTCTTCCTGTCCGAAGAGATTGCCGGTCCGTACGGTCCGTTGGCCGAATATGGTCTGGTCGCTCTTCCAGAAGAAGAACGTCAAGCTGAGCTTGCTCAGTTCGAGAACAAAGAAGCCATGTAA
- the phoB gene encoding phosphate regulon transcriptional regulator PhoB, producing MAAPNILVVEDEESLSLLLRYNLESEGYHVDVSDRGDEAELKLRENVPDLLLLDWMLPGLSGIELCRRVRARDETRNLPVIMLTARGEETERIRGLSTGADDYVVKPFSVPELMARVKAMLRRAKPQVVSRLLQAGDLEMDRETHRVHRATREIHLGPTEFKLLEFFLQSPGRVFSREQLLDGVWGHDVYVDERTVDVHVGRLRKAINKGRATDPIRTVRGAGYSLDDQFPV from the coding sequence ATGGCAGCGCCAAACATCTTAGTGGTCGAGGATGAGGAATCCCTCAGTCTGCTTTTGCGTTATAATCTTGAAAGTGAAGGCTATCACGTAGATGTCTCTGATCGTGGTGACGAGGCAGAACTGAAACTGCGAGAAAACGTTCCTGACCTGTTGCTGCTGGACTGGATGTTGCCGGGCCTGTCGGGGATCGAGCTTTGCCGCAGGGTGAGGGCGCGGGATGAAACCCGCAATCTGCCCGTCATCATGCTGACAGCCCGGGGTGAGGAAACCGAGCGCATTCGCGGACTGTCCACTGGCGCCGACGACTATGTCGTCAAACCGTTTTCTGTGCCTGAGCTCATGGCGCGGGTGAAAGCCATGCTCCGGCGAGCCAAGCCGCAGGTGGTCTCAAGATTGCTGCAGGCAGGCGATCTGGAGATGGACCGGGAAACGCACAGGGTTCATCGCGCGACACGCGAAATTCATCTGGGACCCACCGAATTCAAACTTCTGGAATTCTTCCTGCAAAGCCCAGGACGTGTTTTCTCGCGGGAACAATTGCTGGATGGTGTTTGGGGCCATGATGTCTATGTTGACGAACGTACAGTGGATGTACATGTTGGGCGCCTCCGCAAGGCTATAAATAAGGGCCGTGCGACAGATCCAATTCGGACTGTTCGCGGTGCTGGCTATTCCCTCGACGATCAGTTCCCCGTTTGA